In Penaeus monodon isolate SGIC_2016 chromosome 7, NSTDA_Pmon_1, whole genome shotgun sequence, the following are encoded in one genomic region:
- the LOC119575686 gene encoding golgin subfamily A member 6-like protein 6 — MKINLQKILVFKSLSSRDELVALIAELDSETPPGASREMSVDGSRSGTATPMGLSEAPTPVDSKAATPVASGRTSPILDTGQDKENDQIDKSEEKVKPKVVEVEKIKEKLEGEKTKLVSEEERNCAEGKTETICDEKKESVEEKVEEKVKEEEKHDLKAEDREEAKLQKEKIEEKTEEKPQEKERRDSSESKVKEPLQEDQVQERLQKDKTKEKVIEEVTEKSKDLPKEVILKENVKEEDTKASLQEEKAKEIIKEEKTKETSQEEKTKETLQVEKKIETSKEEKADETLQGEKPKETPKAVKTYEKLPEEKPADLARAKLDAEKGKVDTKDEKVVAVEESKSSGKQVSKEESVTDKAEKNIKKEEDNRLSKPEETETQKKDSLPHTQKETVHVETKPVVKSGEQDKKTEGEPVKKTEGEPVKKIEGEPVKKIEGDQEKKTEREQEKKTEREQEKKTEGEQEKKTEREQEKKTEREQEKTGGEQEKKTEREQGKKTEEKAPLPVPVKPEVGVSSLCEDIKAKKDKLEKEKNLQEEERDRGKFGFSEKFEVKKKESVWDKLNKMKEVKEEAKELHKRGVETAKKEVPESKDLIGGYKPSVAKPGSDVQKGIPEKDKSSEATKEEKESSQVAKPNTDNPQSRLVNLYQNLKISQQLLRVVRN, encoded by the exons ATGAAAATTAATTTAcagaaaata CTTGTATTTAAATCCCTTAGCTCAAGAGATGAACTTGTGGCACTCATCGCAGAACTGGATTCAGAGACTCCCCCGGGAGCCAGCAGAGAAATGTCAGTTGATGGAAGTCGTAGTGGAACAGCTACACCCATGGGACTGAGTGAAGCACCCACGCCTGTTGACAGCAAGGCTGCCACTCCAGTTGCCAGTGGGAGAACTTCACCCATCCTAGATACAGGCCAGGACAAGGAAAACGACCAGATTGACAAATCTGAAGAGAAAGTCAAACCGAAGGTTGTGGAAGTTGAGAAGATTAAGGAGAAactagagggagagaaaacaaaactagTGAGTGAAGAAG aaagaaattgcgCAGAGGGCAAAACAGAAACCATCTGTGATGAGAAGAAAGAATCTGtggaggagaaggtagaagaaaaggttaaggaagaagagaagcatGATTTGAAagcagaagacagagaggaagcaaaattacagaaagaaaaaattgaagagaaaactgaagaaaagccacaggagaaagaaagaagggattcatctgaaagtaaagtaaaagaaCCCTTACAGGAAGACCAAGTACAAGAGAGGTTGCAGAAggacaaaactaaagaaaaggtGATAGAGGAAGTAACTGAGAAGTCGAAGGATTTGCCAAAGGAAGTAATATTGAAGGAGAATGTAAAGGAAGAAGACACAAAGGCATCCTTAcaagaggaaaaggcaaaggaaatcataaaagaagagaagacaaaggaaacttcgcaagaggaaaaaacgaaggaaacattacaagtggaaaagaaaatagaaacatcaaaagaagagaaagcagatGAAACTTTACAAGGGGAAAAGCCAAAGGAGACACCAAAAGCTGTGAAAACATATGAAAAATTGCCTGAAGAAAAACCAGCAGACTTGGCAAGGGCAAAACTTGATGCTGAAAAGGGAAAGGTTGACACAAAAGACGAAAAGGTTGTAGCTGTTGAAGAAAGTAAATCATCAGGAAAGCAAGTAAGCAAAGAAGAAAGTGTGACAGATAAGgctgaaaagaacattaaaaaggaagaagataacagACTCTCAAAGCCTGAGGAGACTgaaacacaaaagaaagacaGTCTGCCTCACACTCAAAAGGAAACAGTTCATGTGGAAACAAAGCCTGTGGTGAAGTCAGGGGAGCAAGACAAGAAAACAGAAGGAGAACCCGTAAAGAAAACGGAAGGAGAACCCgtaaagaaaatagaaggagaacccgtaaagaaaatagaaggagatcaagaaaagaaaactgaaagagaacaagaaaagaaaactgaaagagaacaagaaaagaaaactgaaggagaacaagagaagaaaactgaaagagaacaagaaaagaaaactgaaagagaacaagaaaaaactggaggagaacaagaaaagaaaactgaaagagaacagggaaagaaaacagaagaaaaggcaCCTCTGCCAGTGCCTGTCAAGCCTGAAGTTGGTGTCTCCTCACTTTGTGAAGatataaaagcaaagaaagacaaattggaaaaagagaaaaatctgcaggaagaagagagagacagaggaaagtttGGGTTCAGTGAAAAGTTTGAggttaagaaaaaagagagtgtgtGGGACAAGTTGAACAAAATGAAGGAAGTTAAGGAGGAAGCAAAGGAACTCCATAAGAGAGGAGTAGAAACAGCCAAAAAGGAAGTGCCTGAGAGCAAAGATCTGATTGGAGGCTACAAGCCCAGTGTGGCAAAACCTGGATCTGATGTGCAAAAGGGAATACCCGAGAAGGACAAGAGTTCCGAGGccacgaaagaggagaaggaaagttcTCAAGTGGCCAAACCAAACACAGACAATCCTCAATCAAGGTTAGTGAATCTTTACCAAAACTTGAAGATAAGCCAGCAACTACTTCGAGTGGTGAGAAATTGA